Within Bacillus sp. E(2018), the genomic segment AAGTAAAAGGGCAAAGCCGTAGTATGGCATTACCCTTTAAAATCTTCATTTATTTGCTCATCGCTTCTGTTAAAACAGGTACGATTTGTTTTTTACGAGAAACAACACCTTTAAGGATGGCTGTATTGTTTTCTAATTTAACGTTATAAGCTTCTTCAACAGATTGTGATCTCTTACCAAGAGCTAACGCTGTCGAATCATTTGTTAAGATATCTGTTACAACAAACATGAACAGGTCTAGACCTTTGTCAGCAATCACTTTCGTAATCGCTGATTCTAAATCCTCTTGATGTTTCATTACATCGCTAGCATCAACCGTATTCACTTGAGCAACTTCAATTTTATTTTCACCAATGTTAAATTCTTTAGCATCAAGTGAAATCAATTCTTCAACAGATTTATCACTTAAGTCAGCACCTGCTTTTAGCATTTCTAGACCGTACTTTTCCGCATCTACACCAGCAATTTCAGCAAGTTCGCGTGCTGCGGCAACATCTTCTTCTGTACAAGTAGGTGATTTAAACAACAATGAGTCAGAAATAATGGCAGAAAGCATAAGTCCGGCAATGTTCTTCTCAACTTGAACGCCTTTCTCTTTGTACATCTTGTTTAAGATTGTAGCTGTACAGCCAACAGGTTCAGCACGATAGTATAAAGGATCGCTTGTTTCAAAATTCGCGATACGATGATGGTCAATAACTTCTAATACTCTTACTTTGTCAATGTCATTTGCACTTTGTTGACGTTCATTATGGTCAACTAAGATTACCGCGTTTGCTTCAGCAGAGACATGTTCAACTAAACGCGGAAGTTCAGCTTTAAAATAATCTAATGCATATTGTGTTTCACCATTGATCTCACCTAGGCGAATAGCTTCTACGTTTTGTCCTAATTTAGTTTTCAAGTCAGCGTAAACCAGAGCTGATGTAATCGTGTCAGTATCTGGATTTTTGTGTCCAAAAATAAGTACTTTTTCCATGCGTCTACTCCTTATAAATAAAAGAATTGTTTTAGCCTAAGCCCTATTTTATCATATATAAAAAGCTTTTGGCTTTTGGAGTTTATTGTAGCATGGAAAAAAGTATTAAGGCAAAACCGTACTTCCCATCAACGTTAGATCCACTTGACGTGCACAATCACGACCTTCTTGAATTGCCCAAACGATTAAACTTTGACCTCGTCTAGAGTCACCTGCTGCAAACACTCCATCTACATTTGTTCTATAGTCACCATGTTTAGCATCGACTTTATTATTATTAATTTCTACACCAAATTCTTTTAAGACTGGAAGTTCTGTACCTTCGAAACCGATCGCAACAAAAACAAGATCTGCTGGCCAAACCTTCTCTGATCCTGGAATTTCTTCAAAAACCATATTTCCAGCATCGTCTGACGTACGTTTCATTTGAATCGTATGAAGTTCTTTTAATCTGCCATTATCATCTGATACGATTTTTTTAGTTTGTACAGAGTACTCTCTTGGATCATGTCCGTATTGAGAAGTAGCTTCTTCATAGGCATAATCCATTGTGAAAATGTTAGGTTGTTCAGGCCACATGTTTGCATCACTGCGTACATCAGGAAGTTTAGGATGTTTGCCAAATTGAACAACACTCTTACACTTTTGCCTTAGAGCTGTAGCCACACAGTCAGCACCCGTGTCGCCACCACCTATAACGATGACATTCTTACCTTCTGCATCAATAAGCGGTTCGGAAACTTCAATATTCAATAGCCTTTTTGTTGCTTGAGTAAGATAGTTCATAGCAAAATGAACACCCTCAGCTTCTCTTCCAGGAAGAGTCAAATCTCTTTGTTTCTGTGCTCCTGTACACAGAATGATTGAATCAAATTGATTTTTTAGTTCTTCAGAAGTAATATCTTTTCCTACCTCTGTGTTAAGAATAAAATCAATTCCCTCTTGCCTTAATAACTTGATTCTTCTTTCCACTACATCCTTATCTAGCTTCATGTTAGGAATTCCATACGTTAACAATCCGCCAGCTTTGTCAGCTCTTTCATAAACGGTAACAGAATGACCAGCTTGGTTCAGCTGATCTGCTGCTGCAAGCCCGGCTGGTCCTGATCCAACGATCGCGACCTTTTTTCCTGTTCTTCTTTCTGGAATTCTAGGGTGAATCCAACCGTTCTCAAAGCCTTTATCAATGATTGCTTTTTCAATGTTCTTTATCGTAACAGCAGGACCAGCTAACTCAACTGTACATGATCCTTCACAAGGAGCCGGACAAACTCTACCAGTAAATTCAGGAAAATTATTTGTTTTTAATAGACGATCTAGAGCTTCTTTCCATTTTCCCCGATAAACCAGGTCATTCCACTCTGGAATGAGGTTACCAATGGGGCAGCCAGCCGCAGCCCCATTAATCTCAATACCAATATGACAAAAAGGTGTTCCGCAATCCATACATCTAGCGCCTTGTCTTTTTAACATGTCTTCAGGTTGTTTTTTCGTATATTCTTTCCAATCTTTAAGACGTTGGAGAGGCTTTCTCTCTATCGTTTCTTCTCTTGGGTATTCCAAAAATCCAGTTGGTTTGCCCATTTAAATCTCTCCTCTCATCTCAATTTATTTCAGAATTAATTTTGTTGGTCCAGGTCTACCACTTGCTTTCGCTGAGCTTGATCCAGCTTCAAAAGCATTCATGATCGCTTCATCTTCTGTATAACCCGCTTTTTTCTCTTCTTCTATCTTCTTGATCATTTCTTTATAGTCATGTGGGATGACTTTCACAAAATGAGATTGTTCTAATTTCCAATTTTGCAGAATAGCAGAGGCTTTTTTACTTTG encodes:
- a CDS encoding manganese-dependent inorganic pyrophosphatase: MEKVLIFGHKNPDTDTITSALVYADLKTKLGQNVEAIRLGEINGETQYALDYFKAELPRLVEHVSAEANAVILVDHNERQQSANDIDKVRVLEVIDHHRIANFETSDPLYYRAEPVGCTATILNKMYKEKGVQVEKNIAGLMLSAIISDSLLFKSPTCTEEDVAAARELAEIAGVDAEKYGLEMLKAGADLSDKSVEELISLDAKEFNIGENKIEVAQVNTVDASDVMKHQEDLESAITKVIADKGLDLFMFVVTDILTNDSTALALGKRSQSVEEAYNVKLENNTAILKGVVSRKKQIVPVLTEAMSK
- a CDS encoding glutamate synthase subunit beta; translation: MGKPTGFLEYPREETIERKPLQRLKDWKEYTKKQPEDMLKRQGARCMDCGTPFCHIGIEINGAAAGCPIGNLIPEWNDLVYRGKWKEALDRLLKTNNFPEFTGRVCPAPCEGSCTVELAGPAVTIKNIEKAIIDKGFENGWIHPRIPERRTGKKVAIVGSGPAGLAAADQLNQAGHSVTVYERADKAGGLLTYGIPNMKLDKDVVERRIKLLRQEGIDFILNTEVGKDITSEELKNQFDSIILCTGAQKQRDLTLPGREAEGVHFAMNYLTQATKRLLNIEVSEPLIDAEGKNVIVIGGGDTGADCVATALRQKCKSVVQFGKHPKLPDVRSDANMWPEQPNIFTMDYAYEEATSQYGHDPREYSVQTKKIVSDDNGRLKELHTIQMKRTSDDAGNMVFEEIPGSEKVWPADLVFVAIGFEGTELPVLKEFGVEINNNKVDAKHGDYRTNVDGVFAAGDSRRGQSLIVWAIQEGRDCARQVDLTLMGSTVLP